A DNA window from Vigna angularis cultivar LongXiaoDou No.4 chromosome 1, ASM1680809v1, whole genome shotgun sequence contains the following coding sequences:
- the LOC108336723 gene encoding calmodulin-like protein 3 yields MDLSTLLLALLFIAGLINIFLQVSTNKITTCLQIFLPSSACKTKTALTPSPTAKVEHGSSRKKEELERVFSTFDKNGDGFVTKQELRESLSNIGILMTDKEVDDIVVKYDSNGDGLIDFEEFCLLTSECMGGKKEEDENEEEEEEEEEINLKEAFDVFDKDNDGVISVEELALVLTSLGLKEGKKSEECREMIKKVDMDGDGMVNFKEFKRMMMKGGKLTLFHA; encoded by the coding sequence ATGGATCTATCTACACTGTTACTGGCCCTGCTCTTCATTGCAGGTCTCATAAATATCTTCCTTCAAGTATCCACCAACAAGATTACCACGTGCCTTCAAATTTTCCTCCCCAGCAGTGCTTGCAAAACCAAAACCGCCCTCACTCCTTCACCAACGGCCAAGGTGGAGCACGGTTCCTCCAGGAAGAAGGAAGAGCTCGAAAGGGTGTTTTCCACTTTCGACAAAAACGGTGACGGTTTCGTGACGAAGCAGGAGCTGAGGGAATCCCTGAGCAACATCGGAATCTTGATGACAGACAAAGAGGTGGACGATATTGTTGTGAAGTACGATTCGAACGGTGATGGCTTGATAGATTTTGAGGAGTTTTGCTTGTTGACAAGTGAGTGTATGGGAgggaaaaaggaagaagatgaaaatgaagaagaagaagaagaggaggaggagattAATCTAAAGGAAGCTTTTGATGTGTTTGACAAGGACAACGATGGGGTTATTTCGGTGGAGGAGCTAGCTTTGGTGCTTACTTCGTTGGGGTTAAAGGAAGGGAAGAAGAGTGAAGAGTGCAGAGAGATGATTAAGAAGGTTGACATGGATGGAGATGGTATGGTGAATTTCAAGGAGTTTAAGAGAATGATGATGAAGGGAGGAAAACTTACTCTCTTTCACGCATAG
- the LOC108344177 gene encoding serine/threonine-protein kinase PBL34 isoform X2, giving the protein MMQAFLWSLIMTWVVKKMDLFQLYRSSETRYLNASNRELCPPLEARLSSDNPDPPPQENKAACQLLQFSFQELKAATGNFRPDSILGEGGFGYVFKGWIEEDGTSPAKPGSGITVAVKSLKPDGLQGHREWVAEVDFLGQLHHSNLVKLIGYCIEDDQRLLVYEFMTRGSLENHLFRRTVPLPWPNRVKIALGAAKGLAFLHNGPEPVIYRDFKTSNILLDTEYNAKLSDFGLAKAGPQGDKTHVSTRVVGTYGYAAPEYVMTGHLTAKSDVYSFGVVLLEILTGRRSMDKKRPSGEQNLVSWARPYLADKRKLYQLVDPRLELNYSLKGVQKISQLAYSCLSRDPKSRPNMDEVVKALTPLQGLNDLAILSYHSRLSQQGRRKKKDGTPHITYTQSKSMRASPLNTSKQHR; this is encoded by the exons ATGATGCAG GCATTTTTATGGAGTTTAATTATGACGTGGGTAGTTAAAAAGATGGATCTTTTTCAGCTTTATCGAT CAAGCGAAACAAGATACCTGAATGCTAGCAATCGAGAACTTTGTCCTCCCCTCGAAGCTCGATTATCTTCTGATAACCCTGATCCCCCACCCCAGGAGAACAAGGCTGCATGCCAGCTCcttcaattttcatttcaagAACTTAAAGCTGCAACTGGAAATTTCAGACCTGATAGCATTCTTGGGGAAGGTGGCTTTGGTTATGTTTTCAAAGGATGGATTGAGGAAGATGGAACCTCGCCAGCTAAACCTGGGTCAGGGATTACAGTGGCTGTCAAAAGCTTGAAGCCAGATGGCCTTCAGGGCCATAGAGAATGGGTG GCTGAAGTTGACTTTCTTGGACAGCTTCACCATTCTAACCTTGTGAAACTTATCGGTTACTGCATTGAAGATGATCAGCGGCTTCTTGTTTATGAGTTTATGACCCGTGGAAGTCTAGAAAATCATCTATTCAGAA GAACCGTACCTCTCCCGTGGCCCAACAGGGTTAAGATTGCCCTTGGTGCAGCAAAAGGATTGGCCTTCCTCCACAATGGTCCAGAACCAGTCATTTATAGAGATTTTAAAACATCTAATATTTTGCTGGATACG GAGTATAATGCAAAGCTTTCAGATTTTGGTCTAGCAAAAGCAGGACCTCAAGGAGACAAAACACATGTTTCTACCAGAGTAGTTGGAACTTATGGTTATGCTGCTCCAGAATATGTCATGACAG GGCACTTGACTGCTAAGAGTGATGTTTATAGCTTTGGAGTTGTGTTGCTTGAGATACTAACAGGAAGAAGATCAATGGACAAGAAGCGTCCGAGTGGGGAGCAAAATCTTGTTTCTTGGGCTAGGCCATACTTAGCTGACAAGCGAAAGCTGTACCAGCTTGTAGATCCTCGCCTGGAGCTAAATTATTCTCTAAAAGGAGTGCAGAAGATTTCCCAGTTAGCTTATAGCTGCCTCAGCAGAGACCCTAAATCTCGCCCCAACATGGATGAAGTTGTGAAAGCGCTGACTCCATTGCAGGGGCTTAATGACCTTGCAATTTTGTCTTATCACTCTCGCTTGTCCCAACAAGGGAGACggaagaagaaagatggaaCTCCACACATCACATACACACAATCCAAGAGCATGAGGGCCTCTCCTTTGAATACCAGCAAGCAGCATCGGTGA
- the LOC108344177 gene encoding serine/threonine-protein kinase PBL34 isoform X1, with amino-acid sequence MKVVSMETEKKCGCWAVLKRGVRGACKPSASRDSANTIPRTSLVYDAASETRYLNASNRELCPPLEARLSSDNPDPPPQENKAACQLLQFSFQELKAATGNFRPDSILGEGGFGYVFKGWIEEDGTSPAKPGSGITVAVKSLKPDGLQGHREWVAEVDFLGQLHHSNLVKLIGYCIEDDQRLLVYEFMTRGSLENHLFRRTVPLPWPNRVKIALGAAKGLAFLHNGPEPVIYRDFKTSNILLDTEYNAKLSDFGLAKAGPQGDKTHVSTRVVGTYGYAAPEYVMTGHLTAKSDVYSFGVVLLEILTGRRSMDKKRPSGEQNLVSWARPYLADKRKLYQLVDPRLELNYSLKGVQKISQLAYSCLSRDPKSRPNMDEVVKALTPLQGLNDLAILSYHSRLSQQGRRKKKDGTPHITYTQSKSMRASPLNTSKQHR; translated from the exons ATGAAAGTTGTGAGCATGGAGACAGAGAAGAAGTGCGGTTGCTGGGCTGTCCTTAAACGCGGTGTTAGAGGTGCGTGCAAACCTTCAGCTTCCAGAGACTCTGCTAACACTATCCCTCGTACTAGTCTCGTTTATGATGCAG CAAGCGAAACAAGATACCTGAATGCTAGCAATCGAGAACTTTGTCCTCCCCTCGAAGCTCGATTATCTTCTGATAACCCTGATCCCCCACCCCAGGAGAACAAGGCTGCATGCCAGCTCcttcaattttcatttcaagAACTTAAAGCTGCAACTGGAAATTTCAGACCTGATAGCATTCTTGGGGAAGGTGGCTTTGGTTATGTTTTCAAAGGATGGATTGAGGAAGATGGAACCTCGCCAGCTAAACCTGGGTCAGGGATTACAGTGGCTGTCAAAAGCTTGAAGCCAGATGGCCTTCAGGGCCATAGAGAATGGGTG GCTGAAGTTGACTTTCTTGGACAGCTTCACCATTCTAACCTTGTGAAACTTATCGGTTACTGCATTGAAGATGATCAGCGGCTTCTTGTTTATGAGTTTATGACCCGTGGAAGTCTAGAAAATCATCTATTCAGAA GAACCGTACCTCTCCCGTGGCCCAACAGGGTTAAGATTGCCCTTGGTGCAGCAAAAGGATTGGCCTTCCTCCACAATGGTCCAGAACCAGTCATTTATAGAGATTTTAAAACATCTAATATTTTGCTGGATACG GAGTATAATGCAAAGCTTTCAGATTTTGGTCTAGCAAAAGCAGGACCTCAAGGAGACAAAACACATGTTTCTACCAGAGTAGTTGGAACTTATGGTTATGCTGCTCCAGAATATGTCATGACAG GGCACTTGACTGCTAAGAGTGATGTTTATAGCTTTGGAGTTGTGTTGCTTGAGATACTAACAGGAAGAAGATCAATGGACAAGAAGCGTCCGAGTGGGGAGCAAAATCTTGTTTCTTGGGCTAGGCCATACTTAGCTGACAAGCGAAAGCTGTACCAGCTTGTAGATCCTCGCCTGGAGCTAAATTATTCTCTAAAAGGAGTGCAGAAGATTTCCCAGTTAGCTTATAGCTGCCTCAGCAGAGACCCTAAATCTCGCCCCAACATGGATGAAGTTGTGAAAGCGCTGACTCCATTGCAGGGGCTTAATGACCTTGCAATTTTGTCTTATCACTCTCGCTTGTCCCAACAAGGGAGACggaagaagaaagatggaaCTCCACACATCACATACACACAATCCAAGAGCATGAGGGCCTCTCCTTTGAATACCAGCAAGCAGCATCGGTGA
- the LOC108344177 gene encoding serine/threonine-protein kinase PBL34 isoform X3 has translation MKVVSMETEKKCGCWAVLKRGVRASETRYLNASNRELCPPLEARLSSDNPDPPPQENKAACQLLQFSFQELKAATGNFRPDSILGEGGFGYVFKGWIEEDGTSPAKPGSGITVAVKSLKPDGLQGHREWVAEVDFLGQLHHSNLVKLIGYCIEDDQRLLVYEFMTRGSLENHLFRRTVPLPWPNRVKIALGAAKGLAFLHNGPEPVIYRDFKTSNILLDTEYNAKLSDFGLAKAGPQGDKTHVSTRVVGTYGYAAPEYVMTGHLTAKSDVYSFGVVLLEILTGRRSMDKKRPSGEQNLVSWARPYLADKRKLYQLVDPRLELNYSLKGVQKISQLAYSCLSRDPKSRPNMDEVVKALTPLQGLNDLAILSYHSRLSQQGRRKKKDGTPHITYTQSKSMRASPLNTSKQHR, from the exons ATGAAAGTTGTGAGCATGGAGACAGAGAAGAAGTGCGGTTGCTGGGCTGTCCTTAAACGCGGTGTTAGAG CAAGCGAAACAAGATACCTGAATGCTAGCAATCGAGAACTTTGTCCTCCCCTCGAAGCTCGATTATCTTCTGATAACCCTGATCCCCCACCCCAGGAGAACAAGGCTGCATGCCAGCTCcttcaattttcatttcaagAACTTAAAGCTGCAACTGGAAATTTCAGACCTGATAGCATTCTTGGGGAAGGTGGCTTTGGTTATGTTTTCAAAGGATGGATTGAGGAAGATGGAACCTCGCCAGCTAAACCTGGGTCAGGGATTACAGTGGCTGTCAAAAGCTTGAAGCCAGATGGCCTTCAGGGCCATAGAGAATGGGTG GCTGAAGTTGACTTTCTTGGACAGCTTCACCATTCTAACCTTGTGAAACTTATCGGTTACTGCATTGAAGATGATCAGCGGCTTCTTGTTTATGAGTTTATGACCCGTGGAAGTCTAGAAAATCATCTATTCAGAA GAACCGTACCTCTCCCGTGGCCCAACAGGGTTAAGATTGCCCTTGGTGCAGCAAAAGGATTGGCCTTCCTCCACAATGGTCCAGAACCAGTCATTTATAGAGATTTTAAAACATCTAATATTTTGCTGGATACG GAGTATAATGCAAAGCTTTCAGATTTTGGTCTAGCAAAAGCAGGACCTCAAGGAGACAAAACACATGTTTCTACCAGAGTAGTTGGAACTTATGGTTATGCTGCTCCAGAATATGTCATGACAG GGCACTTGACTGCTAAGAGTGATGTTTATAGCTTTGGAGTTGTGTTGCTTGAGATACTAACAGGAAGAAGATCAATGGACAAGAAGCGTCCGAGTGGGGAGCAAAATCTTGTTTCTTGGGCTAGGCCATACTTAGCTGACAAGCGAAAGCTGTACCAGCTTGTAGATCCTCGCCTGGAGCTAAATTATTCTCTAAAAGGAGTGCAGAAGATTTCCCAGTTAGCTTATAGCTGCCTCAGCAGAGACCCTAAATCTCGCCCCAACATGGATGAAGTTGTGAAAGCGCTGACTCCATTGCAGGGGCTTAATGACCTTGCAATTTTGTCTTATCACTCTCGCTTGTCCCAACAAGGGAGACggaagaagaaagatggaaCTCCACACATCACATACACACAATCCAAGAGCATGAGGGCCTCTCCTTTGAATACCAGCAAGCAGCATCGGTGA
- the LOC108344193 gene encoding uncharacterized protein LOC108344193 isoform X1, with translation MSAIIVCGKRSALFQELPPKRIRCSSSSSPVRLSPSSLLHHLAAFFPDMDNHLLEKALEDCGNDIDSAIRSLNQLRLGASTPPSLRSTPTASDATLQSQVGEGQYDAEVSASEDPVTGQNYPTNGAEWVELFVKEMMNASNMDDAKARASKMLEALEKSICMRTSVETERNFHQENTALKEQVEALVQENVILKRAICIQHERQKEYEDRDVVLQQLKQLVSQYQEQVRALEVNNYALTMHLKQAEQSSSIPGRFHPDVF, from the exons ATGTCTGCGATCATAGTGTGCGGGAAGAGATCAGCGCTGTTCCAAGAGCTTCCTCCAAAGAGGATccgttgttcttcttcttcttccccggTTCGCCTCTCTCCCTCTTCCCTCCTCCACCACCTCGCCGCCTTCTTCCCTGACATGGACAACCACCTCCTCGAGAAAGCCCTCGAAGATTGCGGCAACGACATCGACTCCGCTATCAGAAGCTTAAACCAGCTTCGCTTAGGAGCATCAACACCTCCTTCTCTTCGTTCCACTCCCACTGCATCTGATGCTACTCTTCAATCGCAAG TAGGTGAAGGGCAATATGATGCAGAAGTTTCAGCTTCTGAGGACCCGGTTACTGGACAAAATTATCCCACAAATGGTGCTGAATGGGTGGAGCTTTTTGTTAAAGAAATGATGAATGCTTCAAACATGGATGACGCCAAAGCTCGAGCATCAAAAATGTTAGAGGCTTTGGAGAAGTCAATTTGCATGAGAACAAGTGTTGAAACAGAGCGAAACTTCCACCAG GAAAATACGGCGTTGAAGGAACAGGTGGAGGCCCTTgttcaagaaaatgtgattcTGAAGCGTGCTATCTGTATTCAGCACGAACGCCAGAAAGAATATGAAGACAGAGATGTAGTGTTGCAGCAATTGAAGCAATTAGTGTCACAGTACCAGGAACAAGTAAGAGCTTTAGAGGTAAACAATTATGCACTGACAATGCACCTAAAGCAGGCAGAGCAAAGCAGTTCCATCCCTGGGCGTTTTCATCCAGATGTTTTCTAG
- the LOC108344193 gene encoding uncharacterized protein LOC108344193 isoform X2: MSAIIVCGKRSALFQELPPKRIRCSSSSSPVRLSPSSLLHHLAAFFPDMDNHLLEKALEDCGNDIDSAIRSLNQLRLGASTPPSLRSTPTASDATLQSQGEGQYDAEVSASEDPVTGQNYPTNGAEWVELFVKEMMNASNMDDAKARASKMLEALEKSICMRTSVETERNFHQENTALKEQVEALVQENVILKRAICIQHERQKEYEDRDVVLQQLKQLVSQYQEQVRALEVNNYALTMHLKQAEQSSSIPGRFHPDVF, encoded by the exons ATGTCTGCGATCATAGTGTGCGGGAAGAGATCAGCGCTGTTCCAAGAGCTTCCTCCAAAGAGGATccgttgttcttcttcttcttccccggTTCGCCTCTCTCCCTCTTCCCTCCTCCACCACCTCGCCGCCTTCTTCCCTGACATGGACAACCACCTCCTCGAGAAAGCCCTCGAAGATTGCGGCAACGACATCGACTCCGCTATCAGAAGCTTAAACCAGCTTCGCTTAGGAGCATCAACACCTCCTTCTCTTCGTTCCACTCCCACTGCATCTGATGCTACTCTTCAATCGCAAG GTGAAGGGCAATATGATGCAGAAGTTTCAGCTTCTGAGGACCCGGTTACTGGACAAAATTATCCCACAAATGGTGCTGAATGGGTGGAGCTTTTTGTTAAAGAAATGATGAATGCTTCAAACATGGATGACGCCAAAGCTCGAGCATCAAAAATGTTAGAGGCTTTGGAGAAGTCAATTTGCATGAGAACAAGTGTTGAAACAGAGCGAAACTTCCACCAG GAAAATACGGCGTTGAAGGAACAGGTGGAGGCCCTTgttcaagaaaatgtgattcTGAAGCGTGCTATCTGTATTCAGCACGAACGCCAGAAAGAATATGAAGACAGAGATGTAGTGTTGCAGCAATTGAAGCAATTAGTGTCACAGTACCAGGAACAAGTAAGAGCTTTAGAGGTAAACAATTATGCACTGACAATGCACCTAAAGCAGGCAGAGCAAAGCAGTTCCATCCCTGGGCGTTTTCATCCAGATGTTTTCTAG